In a genomic window of Streptomyces sp. SJL17-4:
- a CDS encoding LD-carboxypeptidase, whose translation MPTPIHPPKPRPGDKVAIVSPSGGLPGVFPQPYTLGLDRLRKEFGLIPVEYPTTRTWGSTPRERAADLNAAFADPEIKAVIASIGGEDQITVLPHLDRELIRAHPKPFFGYSDNTNLLLLLRNLGVVSYHGGLVMVELGRPGALHPRTVDSLRAALLGSGPYELTPSADVGDVNGHWGAPETFAREPAMEPGEGWFWHHADRVVTGIGWGGCLEILAWMLMADREIRPVEEYAGQVLFLETSEEMPSADEVYRILRNMGERGLLRQFPALLMARAKSWSFEQPLEPPARTAYRKAQREAVLRALGEYAPGTMAVFDVDFGHTDPQLVLPCGGPIRVDGPARRITVTY comes from the coding sequence ATGCCGACGCCCATACATCCGCCCAAGCCCCGCCCCGGCGACAAGGTCGCGATCGTCTCCCCGTCGGGCGGTCTGCCCGGGGTCTTCCCGCAGCCCTACACGCTCGGGCTCGACCGGTTACGGAAGGAGTTCGGCCTGATCCCGGTCGAGTACCCGACCACCCGCACCTGGGGCTCGACGCCCCGGGAGCGCGCCGCCGACCTGAACGCCGCGTTCGCCGACCCGGAGATCAAGGCCGTCATCGCGAGCATCGGCGGCGAGGACCAGATCACCGTGCTCCCCCATCTGGACCGGGAGCTGATCCGCGCCCACCCCAAGCCGTTCTTCGGGTACAGCGACAACACCAACCTCCTGCTCCTCCTACGCAACCTCGGCGTCGTGAGCTATCACGGCGGTTTGGTGATGGTGGAGCTCGGCCGGCCCGGGGCGCTCCACCCGCGGACGGTGGACTCCCTGCGGGCCGCGCTGCTCGGCTCCGGCCCGTACGAGCTGACGCCGTCGGCGGACGTCGGCGACGTCAACGGGCATTGGGGCGCGCCGGAGACCTTCGCGCGGGAACCTGCGATGGAGCCGGGCGAGGGCTGGTTCTGGCACCACGCCGACCGGGTGGTCACCGGCATCGGCTGGGGCGGCTGCCTGGAGATCCTGGCCTGGATGCTGATGGCCGACCGGGAGATCCGGCCGGTCGAGGAGTACGCGGGGCAGGTGCTCTTCCTGGAGACCTCCGAGGAGATGCCGAGCGCCGACGAGGTGTACCGGATCCTGCGGAACATGGGAGAGCGCGGGCTGCTGCGGCAGTTCCCCGCCCTCCTGATGGCCCGGGCCAAGAGCTGGAGCTTCGAGCAGCCGCTGGAGCCGCCGGCCCGGACCGCGTACCGGAAGGCCCAACGCGAGGCGGTGCTGCGGGCGTTGGGCGAATACGCACCCGGGACCATGGCGGTCTTCGACGTCGACTTCGGGCACACCGACCCGCAGCTGGTGCTCCCGTGCGGTGGCCCGATCCGCGTCGACGGCCCCGCGCGGCGTATCACCGTCACGTACTGA
- a CDS encoding alpha/beta hydrolase produces the protein MAHFALVGPPDARRPRLGRPVGGSRTSAAVGGVVLLLPDGEPTSGRRASTLAHAAMLPLGRGLVRAGRSEGLVAHVVRYRGRGWNGADANLAADASWAVAEAVRRYGDVPVCLVGHGLGGRAALRAAGHGAVGAVLALAPWLPEDDMAAEPEAVRQLVGRRVLLVHGTNDARTDPELSFRYAARAKKANRDTCRFEVHSDGHALRQYADEVRALAADFVLGALFARPVARPVTDAMAAPPPLGLRMPLAAGFGGSLRR, from the coding sequence ATGGCGCACTTCGCACTCGTGGGGCCGCCCGACGCCCGGAGACCCCGGCTCGGTCGGCCTGTTGGAGGTTCCCGCACGTCGGCGGCGGTGGGCGGCGTGGTGCTGCTCCTTCCGGACGGCGAGCCGACATCGGGGCGGCGCGCCTCCACGCTGGCGCACGCGGCGATGCTGCCGCTCGGGCGCGGACTGGTCCGGGCGGGCCGCTCCGAGGGGCTCGTCGCCCATGTGGTGCGCTACCGGGGGCGCGGCTGGAACGGCGCCGACGCGAACCTCGCGGCGGACGCCTCCTGGGCCGTCGCCGAGGCCGTACGGCGCTACGGCGACGTCCCGGTCTGTCTCGTCGGCCACGGCCTCGGCGGCAGGGCGGCGCTGCGGGCCGCCGGGCACGGCGCGGTCGGCGCGGTCCTCGCGCTCGCCCCGTGGCTTCCGGAGGACGACATGGCGGCGGAGCCGGAGGCCGTACGGCAGCTGGTGGGGCGCCGGGTGCTGCTCGTGCACGGCACGAACGACGCCCGTACGGACCCGGAGTTGTCGTTCCGGTACGCCGCGCGGGCGAAGAAGGCGAACCGCGACACCTGCCGGTTCGAGGTGCACTCGGACGGACACGCGCTGCGGCAGTACGCGGACGAGGTGCGGGCGCTCGCCGCCGACTTCGTCCTCGGGGCGCTCTTCGCCCGGCCGGTCGCCCGGCCGGTGACCGACGCGATGGCCGCTCCCCCGCCGCTCGGCCTGCGGATGCCGCTCGCGGCGGGTTTCGGGGGCTCGCTCCGGAGGTGA